A segment of the Cenarchaeum symbiosum A genome:
CCTGGCGGGCGTTTCAGTGCGGGGCGGCATATCCGGCGAGGTAGTATTTGAGATACCATCGGACAGCCCCGCCATGGATTACGGCATGCCCCGGCTGCGCTTTGGGTCGGGCGCGCTGCACAGCTCCGACGGCGGCAGGTTCCCCCAAGAGTTCGGACTCCCGCTGCCATTCAACAGCATCTCAGACAGGGGCCCGCTGCCCCCGTCGATAGAGGCGGTCTCCTTTACGTCTGACGGGTTCTTTGTGGCGGCAGTCGACGGATCCGGCTCGGTCCATGCATACGGGCTGTCCATCCCGTACGACCTCGGTTCCGCATCGTCCGGCGGGGCGCTTGACCTTGGCTCCGGGGCGGTGCGCGCGCCCACTTCTGCAGAAGGCGTGTTTATTTCGTCGGATGATTCGTGGCTGATAGTAATAGACGAGTTCAACGGGACCGTATACAGGTACGAGCTGCCGGAGAGCCCCGGCGGCACGTCTGAGGGCCTGGTCGATACATATGCAGGGGTTGATGCGTCCCCTGCAGGGGTTGCACTGTCTTCCGACGGGATGCACATGTACACGGCAGGAGCGGCGGTCGTCCGCGGCTTTTCCCTGGGGGAGCGGTACGACATATCGTCGGCAATACCCGTGGGGATATTCAGCGCGGGCGTGCCCCATACGGGGGTTGCCCTCTCGGATGACGGGCGGGCCTTCTTTGTCTCGACTGCCCAGGGCGTGCTGCAGTATTCGCTGGGCACGCCGTTTGACATATTGAGCGCGTCAGAAAGACCGGCGGCATTTGAGGCGGGCGCTGATCCGCGGGATGTGACGTTCTCGTCTGCCGGAACAATCATGCTGGTTACCGGGGGCTCGGGAGATGTTCACAGGTATGAGCTTGCCGAGCCGTTTGATGTATCGGCATCCACACATGCGGAAAGCCTGGCTGATCCCGTGAACGGCTCCGCCCCCGTCGGCCTTGCATTTCTGGAAGGCGGGCTGGTCCTGCTGGTTCTAGGGGACGCGGGGCTCGTCCACACATACAACCTGACATCCCCGTACGACATCGCATCTGCCAGCCCGACTGGCGAGCTTGACGTCTCGGCAAACGTCACGGATCCTCTGTCTGTTGCGGCCGACGGGTCTGGCACCCGAATCTTTGTCGGCGACGGCAATGACGAGCTGATATACCAGTACGATGCAGCCGGCCCGTACCAGGCGGCCGGTGCCGTGCCGGCAGCCGTGTCGGGGGCCGTGGGGCTTCCCGCGGGCATGGCATTTGTACAAGACGGGAGGGTGTTGTTCCTGGCGGATGCAGGCGGGGGCAGGGCGGACAGGTTTGTGCTCGACCCAGCATACGACATAACAAGCCCGGTCCGGGACGGGAGCAGGCTGCTAAATACAGGAGGCAGCTCCGGCCTGTCGGGAATAGCATTCTCGGATGACGGGCTGCGGATGACCGTCTCTGACGGGGGCTCGGGCGAGCTGCGCGCGTACTCGGTCGGCCCCGCGTTTGACATAGTATCGGCAAATAGAGCCGGCACGTTTGGGGCTGCCGCGCAAAACGCATCGGCCGTGCCGGAGTCATCCCCCGCGGGAATAGCATTCTCGGGCGACGGGATGTCCATGTTTGCCGCCGGGCGGGACCAGGGGGCAATACTCCGGTATGACCTGGCATCATACCACCTGGGACAGTGCGGGGCGGACTCGGCGGCAACAGGGGGCGCATGCAGCACGATATACACGGCAGATGCGGCAGATGCGCCCGGGGTCTCCGACAGGTCCGGGACGGGATACACCCGCGGGGCCATTCCAAGGTTTGCATCCGCGGTAATAGACGGCGCCACGGGCGAGCTGACAGTCGCCTTTACCCGGGAGGTAAACGCCTCCGGGGTAGACCCTGCGGGGATGATCATCCGGGACGGCGGCCTGTCGGCCTCCGGCCTGCCGCTATCGGAGGCGGATTACAACGCAGATACCAACGGCGACGGCTCCGTGGACGGATCAGACAATACAGACACGCTGGTGTTTGATCTGAATAATGCAGACAGGGTAGAGGCGGCAGGATACGAGAACCCCAGATTGTTCATAGACCCGCAGGCGGTAAGGGGCGGCGACGGGGGGCCGCTTGGGACGGTCTTTACGCTTCCGCTGCCCGCCCAGCAGGGCAGCTCATTTGTCAACGGGACGGGCACAGTAGGGACCGACGCCGCGGCATTCTCGGGCGACGGCCTCCGGATGATTGCCGCCTCCGGGGGCGAGGTGATATCCTTTGGGCTCTCCGAGCCGTTTGCCGTGGAGACGGCTGTTCCCGCGGGCAGCCTGTCGCCCCCCGATTCCGATGTGCGCGACATATTCATCACATCTGACGGCCTCCGGCTGTTTCTGGCGGGAGGAGGGGGCTTTGTGCATGCGTATGAGCTGGGCGCAGGGTTTGAGCTGTCGGGCGCAGCACCCGCGGGGTCACTCAATGTATCCGTGGAAGCGGCCCCCGCGGGGATTGCCGTCTCGCCAGACGGGCGGCGCATGCTGATAGCCGACGGCCAGTCCAATAGGCTCCACGAGTATTCCATGGAGTCCTTTGACATAGAAGATGCAGCATACCTGGGGCTCACAGGGCCGTCCATGGATCCCGATTCTGTCCGGTTCTCGCCCAACGGGCTGATCCTGTTCTTGCTTGATTCAGACAGGCAGCAGCTGGAGGCCTACGACCTGCTTGCGCCCTTTGACGCAGGATCGCACGTATCTGCCGGCAGGCTCATCATACGCGAGATCCCCGACGCGGGATCGTTCTGGCTCTCCGGGGACGGGCTGAGTCTGCTCGTATCCGGCGGGGGCATGATCCATTTGTACGGCCTGCCCAGGCCCTTCGAGGTGGAGCCTGCGGCTGATACGGGCAGCCTCTACGTGGGCGGGGAGAGCGCGGATCCCACGGGAGCAGTCTTTTCGCCCGACGGCAGAAATCTCTTCTTGCTTGATGAGAGCAACATCGTGCAGTATGCGCTGGGGACCCCGTTTGACCTGGCCACGGCCAACCACAGCGGGAGTGCGTTTACGGTAGGCGGGACGCCGAGGGGCATAGCGATATCACCCGACGGGACCAACATACTCACGGTGGCCGTCTCCGGCTTTGCCATCACGTACGAGCTGGGCGCCCCGTTTGATGTAACCGGGGGCATCGAGGCCGTGGCCTCGGGCGAGCTGGCGGGAGTAATCGGATCCCCCCGGGGCCTGACGCTCTCATCTGACGGCACGATGGCGTTTACCACGAGCTTCATAACAAGGATAGTGCACGCGTACGACCTTCCGGATGCATACAATGTTACGGTGGCCAACCCGACCGGCACGTTCTATCTGGGGGACGGCAGCCCCTTCCCGCACGACCTGGCATTCTCGACGGACGGCACAAGGCTGTTCATAATAGGGGACGACCTGGACCAGACTGACGGCACGGGGCCGGATGCCATGAGGGAGTATTCTCTAGGGTCCGGATACGAGATAAGGGGTGCAGAATATGAGGGATCGGTGACGGGGCTGCCCGATGCGTCCCCCCGCGGCCTGGTATTCTCCCCCGATGGCGCACGCATGTTCATAACCGGGACTGGTACCGATAGGATCTACCAGTATGCGCTCAACTCACATCCCGTTGAATACAGGGCGGTGGACAGCGCGGCATCCGTCACCTCGGCCCTGCTTGATGCAAGGGCGGGAGAGCTCGAGATACTGCTGGGCCTGCCCCCGGACATATCCAGCGTACAGCCAGAAAAGATAAGCATCAGGGACGGCGGGGCGCCGTCGGGAGGAATACCTGTTTCGGGCCCGCTACCTAGCACGACCCCGGAGCTTGTCAGGTTTGAAGTGGGCCCAGCTGCTGCTGAAGCGGCAGGATATGCAGACCCCAGGGTGCACTTTGATGAAGGGGCTCTGAGGGATGCGGCCGGCAGCGTGCTGCCGGACCCGTTTGGGATAGGCGGGGCCGCATACTATGCCGCGGCAGACCTGCCGGAGGCGCCAAACCCCGCTGGTGCGGCATTCTCCGGCGACGGAATGGCCTTATTTGTGGCAGGGTCGGTAGGCGGCGAGGGCAGGGTCAGCATGTACTCGCTTGAATCGCCGTACAATGCAACCTCGGCAGGCGCCACCCCCGCGGGAACAATGCAGGTAGACGAGATCAGCCCCCGCGGCCTTGCATTTTCTGCAAACGGGACGCTCTTGTTTATAGTCGGGCCGGCAGACGACATGGTGCGGGCGTACAACCTTGCAGCGCCGTACGAGCTCGGCGCTACAGGGCCCTCGGATGAGATGGACATATCTCCGAGGGACAATGCGCCGCACGGCCTGGCGTTTTCGGCCGACGGCTTGTCACTCTTTGTGGTGGGGCAGGAAAACGACGCCGTATACAGGTATGCGCTCAACGCCCCGTACCATCTAAACGGCGCGGACTCGGGCCAGGTGGGAATAGGGAGCCAGGACGGCAACCCGACGGGCGTGGCGTTTTCTGCAGACGGGATGCGCATGTTCATCTCTGGAAACGACAACGACGCCGTATACTGGTACAGCCTGGACGGCCCGTACGAGATAGAGACGTTCGGGTACGGCGGCCTTGCAAGAACCGCCGGCGAGGGCACTCCAATGGATGTGATATTCTCAGATGACGGCACGCGCATGTTTGTGCCGGGGTTCGACGCAGACGCCGTGCATGAGTACGCGCTGGGCACGCAGCCACTCCGATTCATACCGGGGGGGCCGGAGCTTGTATCCGCGCTGCTGGATGCAGACGGGCAGCTTACGCTTACATTTGACACGGATATGGCGGCGCCGGCATCAGGCAGCATACGGGTAAGGGACGGCACTGCGTCGTCAGGCGGCCTTGTGCCGGCGCCTGCGGCCGGGGGAGGGCCACGGATTCTCGTCATGGATATAGGGCGGGATAATGCAACAGCCGCTGCAGATATGCCGATCCGAGGGTGGTATTTGACAGCGGGGCGCTTGCCGACGTATGGGGCAGGGAGTTTCCCGCGCCGCTGGAGGCATCGACTGCAGTTCATGCTGCAACGTTCAATACAAGCAGGCCCGGCGAGAACAGCTCAAACATAGGATTGGCATTCTCGGCAGACGGCGCGTTCATGCTGATACCCACAACAAACGACTCGGCCAGATATTTCAACAACACCGCAAACAACACAATCCACCAGTATGTACTCGGCGAGCCGTACAACGTGAGCACAGCCTCGCCGGGCCGGATCTCCGGCCTGACACCCGACCCGGAAAGAATGGGCGGGATTGATCTTGCATCAGGCGGCGAGTTTCTATTCGTGGCCGATGTGGCAGGAGAAAAGATCCTCCGGTACAACCTGACCGGCTTTGACCCGGGGACGGCCGTGGCGTCCGGGGAGACTGCAGAGCTGGGGATTGAGCCGATCGGCGTCGATCTCTCTGCCGACGGCAGGATCATGCTGGTTATGGAACAGTTTTCAGGCTCGCTATTCGGCCCGGACAGCCCCTCAAGGGTCCTGCGCTATAACTTGTCAGAGCCGCACGACCTGTCCACTGCGCTGTTTGCGGGATCATACAACCTGACCGAGGACGATCGCCTGGCGTCGGGTTTCGATGTTGCCGGCGGCACATCCATGTTTACGCTGAGCGGCGACATATACCAGTACGACCTGGCCGTCCCGTCCGACCCAGCCTCTGCAAGGTACGCGGGAATAACTGTCGAGACTGACGGCATCCCCGACGGGAACCTGGGCCCAAACGGCATCGTGCTCTCGGATGACGGCCTGCAGATGTTCGCCCAGGGGCCATTTGCCGTGCAGCAGTTCTCGCTCAACTCGCACCCGCTTGCAATCATGCTTGAGCACGGCGCCGGTGATGCCGATGCGCCGGTTATAGCCGACCGTGTGGCGCTGCGCTCGTCGCTCTCCGCGGCCGACAGGCTGACATTCAACGGCAGCATGGCAGCTGCCGAAAAGGCAGGCAAGATGAGCACGATCAATATGTCCGATATGCCCAGTGTAACAGATGGCTTTGGGCTGGGCCAGAACCTCTTTCCAAAAGACGCGCCTGCCGCAGTTGACAGGGCTGCAGAGCCCGTGGTCTCTGGAATTATAAAGATCAACGGGACTGACGGGCCTGCCGTAGTTGACACGGCGGCAGAGCCCGTGGTCTCTGGAATTATAAAGATCAACGGGACTGACGGGCCTGCAGTCGGCGATGCGGGGATGGCGGACCCCGTGGTTCCCGGTGTAAAGGAGATCGACGGAAGGGACAGGCCCACGCTAGGGGCTGGCGTCGCGCTGCACCCGCGGCTATTTGTTGGAGACGGGCCTGCAGTCGGCGATGCGGGAGATGCAGACATCGTGGATCCCAACAGCACGGAAATCGACCGGAGGGACGGGCCTGCAACAGCGGACAGAGTCGTGCTGCACTACCGCCTGTTTGCAGAAGACGGGCCGTTTGTTGATGACGAGACTGCGTCCGGTGCAAGGATACCGGTGGACTATGAGGCCGGCGGAACCGACAGTCCTGCAGTCGAGTCTGGCGCCGGCGCCGTCCTAGAGACGCCATTTGTGCCCGGGCCCGTCGCACCCGTGCAGCCACCTGCGCGCGGCGGCGGCGGAGGGGGCGGAGGCAGCAGCGGCGGCGGCGCCATAGGGAGTGCACCGCCCGAGGGCTCGAGCGTAGGATACGGGATAGGCTTTGGATTTGCCGCTGACGGGGAGGGTGTCGAGATGGACGGTGCACGGATAGTGGCGGGACCAGGCTCGGCGCTGACCATATTGCCCTACAGGATACCGGCGGGAAGCCTGAGCATATTTGACATGGAGGTGGTGCTGACCGGATACGACGGCACCGCATCGACCATCGCCTACAACAGGATAGGATCCTTCCTTGAGAGGTCCTGCCCCGTGGAGCCGGAGACCGTAGAGCGGCTGTATACGTGCGACGCGTCATCCGTCATAGCGCCGGCCGGCGCATACTATGCGTCGGGCACAGACCCGCTTGAGAGCCTAACGGTGCAGTTTGAGGGCGAGTTCTCTGGCACGATTAGCATAATGCTGCGCGACAACCACGGGATAGTGATGGCCTCGCACGCAAACAACGCGTATGCGGTGGACCTGCTAGATAGAGTGGAGCCGGAGCCTGTGCCCGTGGTCCATGTGCCCGATCCGGTCATGGATCCTGAGCCCGTAATGGATCCGGAACCGGCAGAACCCGAGCCGGAACCGGTAGAGGCGGAACCGGAACCGGCAGAACCGGAGCCGGAACCGGTAGAGGCAGAACCGGAGCAGCAGGAACCAGAGGTGGAGACAAAGTCCGCGATCCAAGAATCCGCAGAGGACCGCGGAGTCTTCGGGGCCTTGATCGACTTTTTCATGTCGTTGATTGGGCAGGGGCAGTGACGGGCCCGCGGCCCATGATTTATTAGCCACTGTCCGGCCCGCGCGCAGATGGCACTAAAGATATCGCTGGTAATGACCGGGATAGCAATAGGCCTGCTCCTGTTATACGGGGCGGACGTTGCTGCCATCATGGCAGGGGAGGGCTTTATCCCGCTGGACCACAGGGCGCGCGGAATGATTCTCGGGCTCCCGTCGATCGTCCTTCCGGTGGCCGCATTCTTTGTCTCCAGAAAGGAGCCGTCAAAGGGCCTTGGTGCAATGATAGTGATAGCTGCAGCCCTCGTGATAGCCGGCGGGGCCGCGATAATGGCCATGCCCAGCCCCGACGGGGCCGAGGGCAGAAACCCGGCCATGGAGGGCGGGCCCCTGCTGATAGTTGGCGCGTTTATCGCCGTTCTTGGGGCGATAAAGTTAAAGAAATCATAGGCGGCATATCCCCCATGACAGCCTGCTCCAAATGCGGCGACGAGGGCCGCACATGGTCGTGCGAGCACACAGACGAGCAGGAATACTGCACAGAATGCTATACCGAGCTCCACTATTACCTTACAGAGGGCGAAGATTGAGCATAGAATCTATAATAGAATGGGTGACCGGGCTGATATCGGAGCACCTCTACGCGGGCGTATTTTTTGCAGCCGTGATAGAGACCGTCTTTCCGCCGCTTCCAACCCTGGCAATATTCCCAGTTGCTGGATACGTTGCATCGCAGAGCGGCCTTGGCCTAGGAGCAGTTGTCCTGCTGGGGATAGCCGGCGGCGCGGGGGCTACAGTCGGCTCTACGGCGATATACCTGGCAGCCTGGAAGCTGGGCCGCGCCGTGATGCTCCGGTATCTCAAGTATGCACGGATAGACGACGCAAGGCTGGCCCGGGTAGAGGGCTGGTTTGAGAGGCACGGCGACAAGGCGGTATTCTTTGGCAGGATGGCGCCGGTGGTCCGCGAGATGATCTCGATTCCTGCGGGCCTGCTGAGGATGCGGGCGCCCAAGTTTTTGCTGTATACCTTTCTTGGCTCGTGCATCTGGAGCACCGGGGTGATCCTGGCCGGGTACTATTTCGGGGTGGCAGTCTTTGGGGGCGGGAGCTAGTTTTAAAGAAAAGGCCGGGCAGAATGTACGCATGGAGGCGGTGATACTTGCCGGCGGCAGGGGCACGCGCCTGCGCCCGATCACCGATTATGTGCCAAAGCCGCTTGTTCCCGTAAATAACAGGCCGATACTGGAGTGGCAGATAGGCCATCTGGTGAGACATGATATAACAAAGGTGGTGGTCTGCGCCGGGTACATGTCGGAGCAGATAACGGGCTTTCTCGAGGCGGCAGATGGGCTCGGCGCGGATGTACAAGTATCCATAGAGGATGAGCCCCTGGGCACGGGCGGCGCATTGAGAAATGCAGCCAAGATGTTATCCGGCGAGTCATTCTACGTGCTAAACGGCGACGTGATAACCGACATGGACCTGGCCAGGCTGGACAAGGCGGAGACCGTAGCGGCAATACCGCTCAGGACGCGGTTTGGTGTGATGAGTCTCGACGGATCCAAGGTGGACGAGTTTAGGGAAAAGGGGGAGCTTTCCGGCGTCTTTATGAACGCGGGGGTGTACCGCCTGTCCCGGGGTGCACTTGATGACATGCCGGAGCGCGGCGACATGGAGAGGACTGTCCTGCCAAGGTATGCCAAGCAGGGCAGGCTGAACAATGTAAGGTTTGACGGGGCCCTGTGGCATTCCATAGATTCGTTCAAGGACCTGGAAGAGTGTGCAAGGGCCGTGGCAAAATGATGTAGGCTGTCCGCGCATCCGGGGTGCCGTGGGCAAAGAATCCGTGCGCGGAACAATAGGTATTAAGGTGTGTACGGGGGTTGCTGCACGATGAAGCACAAGCTGGCGGGCTTTATAAAATACCTAGAGAACAGGGGCATGCTAGACTTTGGTGTAATAGACCATACAATGAAAACCTGTTCTGACGCGGACTTCGACAACCGGATGAGGCTGCAGCGCTATGTCGGGCTTGCAGAAGAGTTCGGGCTGGGTCGGAAGTACAAGATAAACCGCAAAGGCAAGAGCTGGCGCAAGCTCATAAAGGAATACCACGGGGCAGACTTTAACAGAAGTGATGGCCAGCGCATCCTCATAGGGGATTACCACGAGATCGCCAAGAATCGCAGGGAGCTCTACGACCCCGTGGAGGCGCATCTCCCTGAATCCTTCAGGGAGGAGGAGTTTCTGGCCCTAGTGGAAGGCAAGGACGACGACTGGTTGTACGTGGCAACTGAGGCCCTGAAACTGGCAATAGATGAGCGGTGGAATGAGAATCTCATCGACAGTGTGGAATGCCTCGCTAGCAAAACGGTCAAAGGGGACTGCATCCCCTACACGAAAGAGTACATTGCAGGGGTGGTGGGGGATTTAGAGGCCGCAGGCCTGGTAAAAGTTACAGTGCCCCAGGCATAAGACAGCACCCGGCACGACAGGGCGCGGATC
Coding sequences within it:
- a CDS encoding uncharacterized membrane-associated protein (COG0586); protein product: MVVRAHRRAGILHRMLYRAPLLPYRGRRLSIESIIEWVTGLISEHLYAGVFFAAVIETVFPPLPTLAIFPVAGYVASQSGLGLGAVVLLGIAGGAGATVGSTAIYLAAWKLGRAVMLRYLKYARIDDARLARVEGWFERHGDKAVFFGRMAPVVREMISIPAGLLRMRAPKFLLYTFLGSCIWSTGVILAGYYFGVAVFGGGS
- a CDS encoding nucleoside-diphosphate-sugar pyrophosphorylase (COG1208), whose product is MEAVILAGGRGTRLRPITDYVPKPLVPVNNRPILEWQIGHLVRHDITKVVVCAGYMSEQITGFLEAADGLGADVQVSIEDEPLGTGGALRNAAKMLSGESFYVLNGDVITDMDLARLDKAETVAAIPLRTRFGVMSLDGSKVDEFREKGELSGVFMNAGVYRLSRGALDDMPERGDMERTVLPRYAKQGRLNNVRFDGALWHSIDSFKDLEECARAVAK